Within the Terriglobales bacterium genome, the region GGCAGAACTGGGCGCCGCCATGCCCGCCGCCGGCGGCTCGTACTGGTATCTGAAGGAAATCTACGGCCCGAAGTCGCTCGGCCGCCTGCTCAGCTTCCTCTTCATCTGGCAGCTCTCGTTCAGCGCGCCCCTTTCCATTGCGTCGGGCGGAATCGGTTTGGCGCAATACGCCGGATACATCTGGAAGCCGCTGACCGCCACCTTGGCTTCGCGCAGCTTCGTTGCCAGCATTCCCGGCCTCGGCCCGCTGGAATTGCGCGTGCTCATCACCGCGGGGACGTGGGTTGCCGTGGGCACGGTGGCGCTCGCCACGGTCCTGCTTTATCGCCGCATCACCGTGATCGGGACGCTCTCCAAATTCCTCTGGGTTGGCGTCGTGGGCACGGTCGCATGGGTCATCTTCGCCGGACTCACGCACTTCGACGCGTCCAAGGCGTTCCGCTTTCCTCCCGGAGCGTTCACGCTCTCGCACAATTTCTTCACCGGGCTGGGCGCGGCCATGCTGATCGCCGCCTACGACTACTGGGGTTACTACAACGTGTGCTTCCTGGGCGAAGAAATTCGCGACCCCGGGCGCAATATCCCGCGCGCCGTGCTCTATTCGATTGCCGCCGTCGCCGCAATCTACATCGTGATGAACATCAGCATCCTCGGCGTGGTGCCCTGGCAGGAGATGATGGAGGCCGCCGGAAGCGAAGAGCGCTTCTACATCGTCAGCGTTTTCATGGAGCGCATTTACGGACCTGGGGCCGCACTTCTGGTGACGGCGCTCATCATGTGGACGGCCTTCGCCTCGGTTTTTTCGCTGATGCTGGGATACTCGCGCGTCCCCTACGCGGCCGCGCTCGACGGCAACTACTTTTCCGCCCTCGCGCGCGTTCATCCCGCCGGACGCTTTCCCAGCGTGTCGCTGCTGGCGCTGGGCGTGGTGGCGGCCGCGTTCTGCTTCCTGCGGTTGCAGGACGTAATCGCGGCGCTGGTCGTGATCCGAATCCTGCTGCAGTTCCTGTTGCAGGCCGTCGGCGTGATCGTGCTGCGCCGCCGCCGGCCTGAGCTGCCTCGTCCCTTCCGGATGTGGCTTTATCCCATCCCCGCGCTGCTGGCAGCGGCTGGATTCATCTATGTTCTGGTTTCCCGACCGAACGCGTTCAAAGAGATACGCTATGCCGCCGTTCTCGTCGCCGTCGGCCTCGTCCTTTATATGTGGCGAGCGTGGCGACGGCGCGAATGGCCGTTTGCGGCTGCATCCTTAGGCTCTGGCGAACCGGCGTGACATCGCTGTCATTCGCCGTCCTTTGCGGCCATGCGGTAAAGAAGTTGTTTCGTTTTGACGGCTCACGAATCTGCTTTTCAGGAATCTATAGAAAAGCTATACCGTTCAAGGTGACGAGGCGCGATGGGACAAGCCGGCATGGCTGACGTGCGCGAACAGGTCAGGGGCCAGTACCAGGAGCAGGCGCACGCCGGGCCGGCCCTGGAGCCCCTGCGCGAGCCGCTGTTCCGCTCTCTTTGGATCGCCGCCGTCATCTCCTACACCGGCACGTGGATGCAGAACGTGGGCGCGGGCTGGCTCATGACCTCGCTCACCATGGACCAGCCGCGCGCGCCCCTCATGGTCGGCCTGGTGCAGGCCGCCACCAGCCTTCCCGTGTTCCTCGTGGTTCTGGTCGCCGGCGCCCTCGCCGACATGGTGGACCGCCGCCGCCTGCTGCTCACCGCGCAAATCTGGATGACGCTCGCCGCCGCCGCCCTCGGCGTCCTCACGCTGCTGGGCATGGTCGGCCCGTGGACGCTGCTCGCCTTCACCTTCCTGCTCGGCTTCGGCAACGTGATGAACGATCCCGCTTGGCAGGCGATCACGCCGGAAATCGTCTCCGCCCGATGTTTTGCCGCAGCCGTCGCGCTCAACTCCGCCGGATTCAATGTAGCTCGCGCCGTCGGCCCGGCAATTGGCGGCGTGGTGGTTGCCATGGCCGGATCAGGCGCCGCCTTCCTGCTCAACGCAGCTTCCTTCCTCGGCGTCATCGTTTTTCTCTATCGCTGGAAGCGCGCGCCTCAGGCTTCGAATCATCCCGCGCAGCGCGTGTGGCATGCCGTCGGGGCCGGACTCGATTACATTCGCGGCGCCCCGGCGGTTCGCGCCGTTCTGGTGCGCACCGGACTGTTCAGCCTCTTCGCCAGCGCGCTCTGGGCCATGCTGCCGCTCATCGCGAAAGAGCACGGCTCGATCGGGTTCGGAACGCTGGTGGCATGCCTGGGAGCGGGCGCCGTCGTGGGCGCCACGCTGATTCCGGCGCTGCGCCGCCGGATGTCGCTCAATCGCCTCGTCGCCCTCGCCACCGCCGTGTTCGCGGTCGTGACATGTGTTGCCGGCGTTGTCCGGGTGTTTCCGGTGCTCTGCCTGGTCCTGTTCCTCGGCGGGATGGCGTGGCTCAGCATCCTGGCCAGCCTGAATCTTTCGGCGCAGACCATGTCGCCGCAGTGGGTGCGCGCCCGCGCTCTCTCGGCGTATCTTCTTGTGCTGCAGGGCGGCATGGCGGCCGGCGGCGCGCTCTGGGGCGCGCTGGCCGGCGAAATCGGTATCACCCGGGCGCTCGCCGTCGCGGCGGCAGGCCTGACGATGGGATTGCTTTTCGCCCGCCGCTATCGCCTTGGCGCTGCGTGGGTGGAGCTTCCGCCCCCGGTTACCACCGGGGCATGAGATTCATTTCGCGGCGCTCGAAGGCGCAAACGGCCCGGCCGGTCAAGTCATTACTAATTGAAGGAGAAACTCACATGAAATACGCGCGACATCCATGGGCCCTGCTCATCATCGCTTGCGCCGCTGCCGCCTGGGCGCAGGCGCCCGCTGCGTCAACATCTCCGAGCGTGGGACAGATCCTCGATCGCCAGATTGGCGGCGTGGAGTCGGAGTTCGTCCCGGCTGCCGAGGCGATGCCGGAGGACAAATACAACTTCGCTCCGACCAGCGGCGAATTCAAGGGCGTTCGCACCTATGCGCAGCAGATCAAGCACGTTGCGGCGGTGAACTACGTGGTCTTCGCCGCCATCGCTGGTGAGAAGCCCCCGGCCGACACCGGCGGCGAGAGCGGTCCGGATTCGGTGAAAACGAAGGCCGAGATCATAAAGTACCTGAAGGACTCGTTCGCTTACGCGCACAAGGTTGCCGCAGGCATCACCAAAGAGAGCACCACTGACATGGTGCAGAGCCCATTCGGCTCCAACAAGGTCAGCAAGCTCGGCCTGGCGGCGATCGGAATCAGCCACCCCTTCGACCACTACGGACAGATGGTGGTCTATCTGCGGATGAACGGCATCATTCCGCCGGCCAGCCGCGCCCAGTAGCAAGCAGGCATCAGATTGGGGCCCGGCCGCCTTCGGCCGGGCTTTCCCTCTCGCTACTCGGTACTCAGGGCTCGGTGCTGATTACCTCGGTCCATGCACCCTCGTATCCCGCCAAGGCCCTTCGTACTCTTTCGCTTCGCGCCCAGGGGCATCATTATTCCTGGCATGGCAAGCAGACTCCTGGACGTGTTTTCGCTGTTGAGTTGCGCCCACAAGTTTTCCTGGCCACGCCGCATGGACAGCGGCGAGTACTACCAGGTCTGCCTGATGTGCGGAACCGAATACGGCTACGACTGGAACACCATGCGACGCACCGCGCCGCGCCAGACCCCCGAACCGTCGTCGCGGCGAAAGAACGAAGCAGCGCCGCGCGGCGGACGGCCTCGCGCGCACTGCACCTGGCAGCCGCGTGCGCGCCGGCTGCGTCACCACGTCCCGGTGCGCTATCGCCTGCAGGGATCCACGCCCTGGCTCGAGGGCACGATGGAAAACGTGAGCCGCTCCGGCGTCCTGTTCTCATGTCACACTGCGCTCGATCGCGGCGCCGTCATCGAAATGGTCTTCGAGATGCCGGAGGAAATCGCCGCCCAGCGCGGCTGCAAGGCGCTGTGCCGCGGCATGGTGACGCGCAGCGTCGGCTTCGACGGCGATGCCGCCACGATCGCCGCCAGCATCAGCGACTGCCGCCTGCTGAACACGCCCAACTGACGCCGGGCCGCCGGAGTAGCTACAATACTTATTTCGGCCTATGGCGGCGGCCCCTCCTATCCTCCGGCGCGGTCGTGAACCCGCGGCCCTTCTTCTGCTCGTGCTTGGAGTTGCGCTCTGCTTTATCGCGGTCAGCTTTCTTACCCGGCAATATAAGGAGCGGCGCGATTTTCTGGCACGTTCGTGGTATGCCCGGGGAGAGCAGGCGCTGGCCGCCGGCGATTCTGCGCGCGCCATCGCCGATCTCCGCAACGCGCTCGCTTACGATCGCGACAACAGCGATTACTATCTCCTGCTCGGCGAGGCCCTGGAAAGGGCGGGACAAGGCGCCGAGTCGCGCTCCTACCTGCTCGGCCTGCTCGAGGCCGATCCCGCCAGCGGGCGCGTGAATCTGGATTTGGCGCGCATCGCTGCCGGCGAAGGCGCCATCGAGCAGGCGCGCCGCTACTATCACAACGCGATCTACGGCTTCTGGCCGGAAAACGCCCCCGAGCAACGCCGCCGGTTACGCTTTGAACTGGCCCGGCTCCTGCTTCGCCACAAGCTGCGGAATGAGGCCGACTCTGAACTCGTCGCCCTTCTGGAGACCATGCCCAGGGGCTCGCCCGCTGACCTCCAGGCCGGCGAGCTGTTGCTGGAGGCCGGCGACTACAGCCGCGCCTACGAGGTATTCACCGCCAGCCTGCGCAGCGACAAACGCAACATTGTGGCGCTGGCCGGGGCCGGTGAGGCAGCGTTTCAGCAGGGTGATTACCGTTCCGCGCGATCTTACCTGGCGCGCGCCGTGGAACTTGGTCCCGTCAACACGCGCGCGGCCGAACTGCTGGCCGCCGCCGACGAGATTGCGCGCGTGAATCCGCTGGCGCCGCTGATTACCAGCGCGGAGCGCGTGCGGCGTGTGCGCCAAGCTGTAAAGACCGCCTCGGCCCGCATCGCCGACTGTATCAGCTCCACACCCCGCGCCGGCGACGCCCAAAGCGCCTCCGCGCTGGTTTCGCTCGCCGCGCAGCTGGCGGGCGCTGAAAAACAGGCCGCTCGGCTGCATGACAACCCCGAGGCGATTGCGGCGGTATTGAGCACCGTGTTTGCTGCCGAGGCCGCCGCGGAACGGAACTGCGGCCCGGCTACCGGCGCCGACCTGGCCCTGCTGCGTATCGGTCGCTCCGGCGAGGCGCGCGTTCCATGAGCGCGCGCGCCGCTGCCGCCGGCCAGGACGACGCCGTCCTGCGCCAGGCGCCACGCCCTCTTCTCCGCGAAGAACAATACTTCCTGCTGCTGGCGATTGTGATCGGCGTGTACTCCGGCCTGGCCGTGGTCTGCTTCCGTCTCGCCATTGAATGGACGCGCCTGTGGATGCTCGGCCCGGCTCTCACCGCCTCGCCATTGCGCACCCTGGCGGCCCCGGCCGCGGCCGGATTGCTCGTCGCGCTTCTGGTGGTGCGCCTCTTCCCTCGCGCTCGCGGCAGCGGCGTCAATCAGACCAAGTCCGCCGTCTACATCTACGACGGCTCCATTCCCTTTCGCACCGTCGTCGGGAAGTTCATCACCGCGGCGCTTGCCATCGGCAGCGGACACTCCCTCGGTCCGGAAGATCCCTCTCTGCAAGTGGGCGCCGGTCTCGCCTCGGCCATCGGGCGCCGGCTGCACCTCTCGCGCGAGCGAGTGCGGCTCATCGCGCCGCTGGGCGCCGCCGCCGGTCTCGCCGCCGCCTTCAACTCGCCGATCGCCGCCGTCCTGTTTGTGATCGAGGAAGTCATCGGACGCTGGAGCGCCGGCGTGCTCGGCGCCGTCGTGCTCTCCGCCGTTTCCGGGACGGTTGTCGCGCGCTGGTTCCTCGGCTCCGAGCCCATGTTTCGCGTGCCCGCTTTCGAGCTGCGCAATCCCGCCGAACTGCTCGCCTACGCCGCGCTCGGCGTGGTGGGCGGGCTGGCGTCAGTCGTGTTCCTCAAGCTTGTGCTCGGCCTGCGTCCGCGCCTCAAGGCCCTTCCGCGCTGGACGCAATACCTGCAGCCCGCGATTGCCGGGCTGATCGTGGGCGCCCTGGGGCTGTTTGCGCCGCAGGTGATGGGCGCCGGCTACGAGGCGATGGACCAGGCCATGCACGGCCAGTACAGCTGGCAGCTGCTCGGTGGACTGGCGGGGCTGAAGATCGCCGCCACCGCCGCCTCTTTCGTCAGCGGCACACCCGGCGGCCTGTTTGCGCCCACCCTCTTCATCGGCGCCATGCTCGGCGCCGCCGTCAACGGCGTGTCGCAACAGTTGGCGCCCCACCTCACCGGGCCCATCGGGGCCTACGCATTGGTCGGCATGGGCACCGCCTTTGCCGGGATTCTGCGCGCGCCCATGACTTCCGTCTTCATGGTCCTCGAGGTCGGCGGCAACTACGGCATCATTCTGCCGGTGATGATCTCCAACACCGTCGCGTATCTCATCTCGCGCTCGCTGCAGCGCACGCCCCTGTTCGACGAGCTTTCGCGCCAGGACGGCATTGACCTGCCTTCGATGGAAGAGCTGCGCGAAGAACGCACACTGCGCGTGGAAGACGCGATGCAGCCTCCGCCTTCGCCGGTCCTCGACGCCGGCGCCACCGTGGACGACGCCCTGAAGCAGGTCGCGGGCAGTTCCGGCGGATTTTTCCTCGTGAACGGGGCCGGCGCGTGGCGGATCGTTCGCCGTCCCGAGCTGGAGCAACTCGGCGCCTCGGGCGCGGCCATGCACAAGCTCCACACCGTCGCAGGCGACGTGCTGCCGGTCGTGCATCCCGACCATTCGCTGGAGCACGCCCTGCGAATGATGAAAAGCGGCCAACTGCTTCCGGTCGTCCATCGCGCCAGCGTCGCGCAGTTGCTCGGAACAGTTTCCGCCGACGACATTCTCCGCGCCTACCACGAAGCGGGACGCGAGATCGGGATCGAAGACTGATCTCCGCCCGCTCTTGTTGTTAACAATCTTTACAGTATCGCCAAAGACACTCCCAATTCCCTGCTTGCTTCCCCTACAATGCCCTCCGACCGGGCGGCCCGACATTTAGCCACCACCGTTGCTTCTACCACGGATGGAAGCCCGCTGGATTGAGTTCCTGCGAGTCCGTAGGCGGTGGAATACGGCTCGCTCTGCTCCTGGGGCTGCCCGGTCTTTCAGGATTCGCAAGAATCCGCAGGAGCGTGGCGAGACGTGCTGGGCTGGTCTGTTCGAAACTGGGTCCTGGGGAAGGCTGTTCGCGGGCCGCACACCGCGGTCCTACCTAACCCGGTGACAGGGAAGGGCTCAGGTACATTCGACAGACAGTTTAGGTATTAACCCCAGTTTGTGCAGGGGCAGTCCAGGTACATAGTCACAAACAGTGCGGGCGGGGCCACGGCTGCACTAGCGTTTTGGGGAAAACACTGATGTAGTTGTTGGAACCCCGCCCACACCTTTTAGCGTTGACTCCTAGTCCTTCCGTAGCACCCACCGCCGCGAGGCGGTTTTTCTTTTTCTGCCATGCCGGTGTCGACGCGGGCGACCTCGCCCGCGTGAGTTACTTCACCGCCGCGAAGTGCGCGTCGTACCAGGCAAGCGAGCGCGTAATCCAGTCCACCAAGTGCTTCGGTTCGCGCAAGCCGTGGCCTTCGCGCGGATAACGCGCGAACACCGTCTCCACGCCAACATCCTTGAGCGCGATGTAGAACTGCTCGCTCTCCGCGATCGGCACGTCGGGATCGTTCTCGCCGTGGACCAGCAGCGTGGGAGTTTTCGCCTTGGCCACGTGCTTGAGCGGCGAGCGCTCCCAGAGCACGTCCATCAACTTGCCCTGGTGCGGACGCGCGCCCCACTCCATTTCCTCGTACTGGTTGTAATAGGTCATGTAGTTGTAGCTGATGAAATTGGTGATCGCCGCCGTAGGAATCGCCGCTTTGAACATGCTGGTCTGCGTGATCAGCCACGCCGTGAGCTGTCCGCCATAGCTCACGCCCTCGATGCCGAGCCGGTCCGGATCGAGCCACCGATAGCGCCGCAGCGCCGCGCCCACGCCGTAGAGCACGTCCATGCCTTCGTCCCCGTCCTGGTCCCGGAAGACGGCGTCGGCGAACTCCTGTCCGTAGCCGGTGGAACCGCGAAAGTTCACCATCAGCGTGGCGTATCCGTGCGCGGCGTACACCTGGTTCTTGAAATTGAATGCCGGGCCCTGCTGTCCGTGCGGCCCGCCGTGAATCACGACGATGAGCGGATACTTGCCTTCCGGCTTCCAGTTCAGCGGACGCGTAAGGAACGCTTCCACGTTCCACTTGTTGTCGTTGCTGATGAACGTGAACGACTCAACCGGCGCGAGCTGCTTTCCGCCGAGGACGCCGGCGTTGAGGTTCATCAGCCGGCGGGGCTCCGCTGCTCCGGACTTGAGGAACAACTCCGTCGTGTCGCTGCGGCCCGCGAAGGTGTAGGCGATCGCGTTGTCCCTGCGTGCCGCAAACGTGCCCACGAATCCGGCGTCGCCAACAACCATCTCCGGCTTTCCGCCCGCTACCGGCAGCCGATACAGGTGATTGCTCCCGC harbors:
- a CDS encoding chloride channel protein — its product is MSARAAAAGQDDAVLRQAPRPLLREEQYFLLLAIVIGVYSGLAVVCFRLAIEWTRLWMLGPALTASPLRTLAAPAAAGLLVALLVVRLFPRARGSGVNQTKSAVYIYDGSIPFRTVVGKFITAALAIGSGHSLGPEDPSLQVGAGLASAIGRRLHLSRERVRLIAPLGAAAGLAAAFNSPIAAVLFVIEEVIGRWSAGVLGAVVLSAVSGTVVARWFLGSEPMFRVPAFELRNPAELLAYAALGVVGGLASVVFLKLVLGLRPRLKALPRWTQYLQPAIAGLIVGALGLFAPQVMGAGYEAMDQAMHGQYSWQLLGGLAGLKIAATAASFVSGTPGGLFAPTLFIGAMLGAAVNGVSQQLAPHLTGPIGAYALVGMGTAFAGILRAPMTSVFMVLEVGGNYGIILPVMISNTVAYLISRSLQRTPLFDELSRQDGIDLPSMEELREERTLRVEDAMQPPPSPVLDAGATVDDALKQVAGSSGGFFLVNGAGAWRIVRRPELEQLGASGAAMHKLHTVAGDVLPVVHPDHSLEHALRMMKSGQLLPVVHRASVAQLLGTVSADDILRAYHEAGREIGIED
- a CDS encoding tetratricopeptide repeat protein, with the translated sequence MLGVALCFIAVSFLTRQYKERRDFLARSWYARGEQALAAGDSARAIADLRNALAYDRDNSDYYLLLGEALERAGQGAESRSYLLGLLEADPASGRVNLDLARIAAGEGAIEQARRYYHNAIYGFWPENAPEQRRRLRFELARLLLRHKLRNEADSELVALLETMPRGSPADLQAGELLLEAGDYSRAYEVFTASLRSDKRNIVALAGAGEAAFQQGDYRSARSYLARAVELGPVNTRAAELLAAADEIARVNPLAPLITSAERVRRVRQAVKTASARIADCISSTPRAGDAQSASALVSLAAQLAGAEKQAARLHDNPEAIAAVLSTVFAAEAAAERNCGPATGADLALLRIGRSGEARVP
- a CDS encoding S9 family peptidase — encoded protein: MQASDLLRLRSVADVAFSPDGTRLAYVVDNNDGTGRPYATLWVMTVADGKSVRVGGADDHGSEPTWSPDSRWLAFDGRIGGKGGLFVAGADGSAPRFLAETDGTNSPNPNAGKTITWSPDSQRIAFVSAVPGPETKDANGDPMIITRYLYKPDFWEGNSHFNDNKRTHVFVIDAAGGTPRQLTTGNYYEHSIDWAPSGDEIVFVSNREPDPDRIFNNDLFTVSAATGAVRRLTATEGCEFQPRWSPDGKMIAYRATKRGLTDLETNMEDTHVWVMNADGTGRREIGAAINNRQGAPAWTGDGAALLFTVQERGSNHLYRLPVAGGKPEMVVGDAGFVGTFAARRDNAIAYTFAGRSDTTELFLKSGAAEPRRLMNLNAGVLGGKQLAPVESFTFISNDNKWNVEAFLTRPLNWKPEGKYPLIVVIHGGPHGQQGPAFNFKNQVYAAHGYATLMVNFRGSTGYGQEFADAVFRDQDGDEGMDVLYGVGAALRRYRWLDPDRLGIEGVSYGGQLTAWLITQTSMFKAAIPTAAITNFISYNYMTYYNQYEEMEWGARPHQGKLMDVLWERSPLKHVAKAKTPTLLVHGENDPDVPIAESEQFYIALKDVGVETVFARYPREGHGLREPKHLVDWITRSLAWYDAHFAAVK
- a CDS encoding APC family permease; amino-acid sequence: MPTAAEQQQPASRLIRGVGLREATALNMIDMIGVGPFITIPLIVSAMGGPQAMLGWILGAVFAMCDGMVWAELGAAMPAAGGSYWYLKEIYGPKSLGRLLSFLFIWQLSFSAPLSIASGGIGLAQYAGYIWKPLTATLASRSFVASIPGLGPLELRVLITAGTWVAVGTVALATVLLYRRITVIGTLSKFLWVGVVGTVAWVIFAGLTHFDASKAFRFPPGAFTLSHNFFTGLGAAMLIAAYDYWGYYNVCFLGEEIRDPGRNIPRAVLYSIAAVAAIYIVMNISILGVVPWQEMMEAAGSEERFYIVSVFMERIYGPGAALLVTALIMWTAFASVFSLMLGYSRVPYAAALDGNYFSALARVHPAGRFPSVSLLALGVVAAAFCFLRLQDVIAALVVIRILLQFLLQAVGVIVLRRRRPELPRPFRMWLYPIPALLAAAGFIYVLVSRPNAFKEIRYAAVLVAVGLVLYMWRAWRRREWPFAAASLGSGEPA
- a CDS encoding MFS transporter, encoding MGQAGMADVREQVRGQYQEQAHAGPALEPLREPLFRSLWIAAVISYTGTWMQNVGAGWLMTSLTMDQPRAPLMVGLVQAATSLPVFLVVLVAGALADMVDRRRLLLTAQIWMTLAAAALGVLTLLGMVGPWTLLAFTFLLGFGNVMNDPAWQAITPEIVSARCFAAAVALNSAGFNVARAVGPAIGGVVVAMAGSGAAFLLNAASFLGVIVFLYRWKRAPQASNHPAQRVWHAVGAGLDYIRGAPAVRAVLVRTGLFSLFASALWAMLPLIAKEHGSIGFGTLVACLGAGAVVGATLIPALRRRMSLNRLVALATAVFAVVTCVAGVVRVFPVLCLVLFLGGMAWLSILASLNLSAQTMSPQWVRARALSAYLLVLQGGMAAGGALWGALAGEIGITRALAVAAAGLTMGLLFARRYRLGAAWVELPPPVTTGA
- a CDS encoding DinB family protein, coding for MKYARHPWALLIIACAAAAWAQAPAASTSPSVGQILDRQIGGVESEFVPAAEAMPEDKYNFAPTSGEFKGVRTYAQQIKHVAAVNYVVFAAIAGEKPPADTGGESGPDSVKTKAEIIKYLKDSFAYAHKVAAGITKESTTDMVQSPFGSNKVSKLGLAAIGISHPFDHYGQMVVYLRMNGIIPPASRAQ